The genomic DNA GCTTCATCCAGATAAGCTTCCAGGTCGGAGTCAGTCATAGCGTCCCGTAGGTCAGGCTTTCCAGCCTGACAAGATGAGGCGTCGATCTAAAGTGTGTCTCGCGACTTCTGTTGTGGCACGGTCGGGAGACCGTGCCATAACCAGTTCGGCTGACCTACTCGGCTAACTCCGGAAAGACGTCCACGCTTAGCCCTTGCTTCCGGATGTTCGTCCGCATTTTGGCGATGAAGTCGAACTTGTGATTGGCAACCGTTTGTTCCGAGATGCCCAGCTTCACCGCGGCGTCCTTATTCGGCATCCCGCGCACAAACAATAGCTCGGCGCATTTGATCTTTTCCCAATCGCCGCGCTGCCGCCAGTAGTTGAGTTGTTCGCCGAGGGCCTGCGCGATTGCCCCGCGCTCCATGTGCAGGCGTTCGCCGCTGCGCATGATACTGCTGGCGGGGCGATCCTTGCCGGGCAAGTCCCAATCGGTCTGGCTCGCGGCGCCCGTGGCCAGCGGCAACGTCGGCCGCCGGCCTTCGCGCCTCAAGAGGTCGGTCAACTTATGTGCGGCGATGG from Planctomycetia bacterium includes the following:
- a CDS encoding sigma-70 family RNA polymerase sigma factor → MSSSKDIDAVLIRRIRAREAAAWEELIARFEGRLLAFVESRLRDRAASEDVVQETFIGFLSSLPNYDQSRPLESYLFSIAAHKLTDLLRREGRRPTLPLATGAASQTDWDLPGKDRPASSIMRSGERLHMERGAIAQALGEQLNYWRQRGDWEKIKCAELLFVRGMPNKDAAVKLGISEQTVANHKFDFIAKMRTNIRKQGLSVDVFPELAE